A part of Melittangium boletus DSM 14713 genomic DNA contains:
- a CDS encoding 1,4-dihydroxy-2-naphthoate polyprenyltransferase produces MNTLPLSSPTPLQIWWMAIRPKTLVAGLVPVLLGHALAERDGYHAPGAFLVALGWTLLIQIACNLNNDYCDFKRGADTAERLGPVRVTQSGLLSQEAVLAATVFFFALAVLVGLQLVHMIGPPALVLVAVSVLAAFAYTGGPYPLGYNGLGDVAVFIFFGLVPVALTYYVEAGHFSSLVWMSALVPGALGIAILTVNNLRDVKTDRVVGKRTLVVLLGVGFGRFQYAAVLGITVLTPVAMWAMGLVGPTILLPLLSLPLALSPLRRVLTQSGASLNEALGETARFELAFGLLMGAGLWMSTAS; encoded by the coding sequence ATGAATACCCTTCCGCTCAGCAGTCCGACGCCCCTGCAGATCTGGTGGATGGCCATCCGCCCCAAGACGCTGGTGGCGGGGCTCGTCCCCGTCCTGCTGGGCCATGCGCTGGCGGAGCGGGACGGCTACCACGCGCCCGGGGCCTTCCTGGTGGCGCTCGGGTGGACGCTGCTCATCCAGATCGCGTGCAACCTCAACAATGACTACTGCGACTTCAAGCGAGGCGCGGACACGGCCGAACGGCTCGGTCCGGTGCGGGTGACGCAGAGCGGCCTGCTGTCGCAGGAAGCGGTCCTGGCCGCGACGGTGTTCTTCTTCGCGCTGGCCGTGCTGGTGGGGCTCCAGCTGGTGCACATGATCGGCCCGCCCGCGCTGGTGCTGGTGGCGGTCTCCGTCCTGGCGGCCTTCGCGTACACGGGAGGCCCCTACCCGCTGGGCTACAACGGACTGGGGGACGTGGCCGTCTTCATCTTCTTCGGGCTCGTGCCCGTGGCGCTCACCTACTACGTGGAAGCCGGGCACTTCTCCTCGCTCGTGTGGATGAGCGCCCTGGTGCCCGGGGCGCTGGGCATCGCGATCCTGACGGTCAACAACCTGCGCGACGTGAAGACGGACCGGGTGGTCGGCAAGCGCACCCTGGTGGTGCTGCTGGGCGTCGGCTTCGGCCGCTTCCAGTACGCCGCCGTCCTGGGCATCACCGTGCTCACGCCCGTGGCCATGTGGGCCATGGGGCTGGTCGGGCCCACCATCCTGCTGCCCCTGCTGTCGCTGCCGCTCGCCCTGTCCCCGCTGAGGCGGGTGCTGACGCAGTCCGGTGCTTCCCTCAACGAGGCCCTGGGAGAGACGGCCCGCTTCGAGCTCGCCTTCGGTCTGCTCATGGGCGCCGGGCTGTGGATGAGCACGGCCTCATAG
- a CDS encoding porin codes for MHIPSRSSSHRHWVAGWFAIAMLLVSPARAQDSDQSQGPSDSSPPPSGETEATLKQESPLGNMAIGGRVRTRETFSAKEDKQFKGNLTVPSARLEFTYQWKKRVKAVVEFDVTDGLKDAYASLKLGNGFAVRAGRFKVPLSLVELESAARLPIIRRGLARDVLKPSVLNLTNRQIGAQLEWQCVSCTRVVRVRAGVWQPVEERASVQEGLGLVPMVRGTWQILDTVEVGASARADAFSAASGGVNSNWTVGLDVKQALPLSWGELRTWAEVLVGRSSLLSEAEGQLLTARAVTALRYGGLKKNHFYVEPFVMASAVDPALKTTNDLLWEAVGGVNFGQWRRWRLQAQYEHREAEANVPKLLTTLNDDLVKRRALLVQLEVIF; via the coding sequence GTGCACATCCCCTCTCGTTCGTCCTCCCACCGGCATTGGGTTGCCGGCTGGTTCGCCATCGCCATGCTCCTGGTGTCCCCCGCCCGGGCCCAGGACTCCGACCAGAGCCAGGGCCCGTCCGACTCCAGCCCGCCCCCGAGCGGGGAGACCGAGGCGACCCTCAAACAGGAATCCCCCCTCGGCAACATGGCGATCGGCGGCCGGGTGCGGACCCGGGAAACCTTCAGCGCCAAGGAGGACAAGCAGTTCAAGGGCAACCTGACCGTTCCCTCCGCGCGCCTGGAGTTCACCTATCAGTGGAAGAAGCGCGTGAAGGCCGTGGTGGAGTTCGACGTCACGGACGGACTCAAGGACGCCTACGCCTCGCTGAAGCTCGGCAATGGCTTCGCCGTGCGCGCGGGCCGCTTCAAGGTGCCCCTGTCACTCGTGGAGCTGGAGTCCGCCGCGCGCCTGCCCATCATCCGCCGGGGCCTCGCGCGGGATGTGCTCAAGCCCAGCGTGTTGAACCTCACCAACCGGCAGATCGGCGCGCAGCTCGAGTGGCAGTGCGTGAGTTGCACGCGTGTGGTGCGGGTGCGCGCGGGCGTCTGGCAGCCGGTGGAGGAGCGCGCGAGCGTGCAGGAGGGGCTGGGCCTCGTGCCGATGGTGCGGGGAACCTGGCAGATCCTCGACACGGTCGAGGTGGGTGCCTCCGCGAGAGCCGATGCGTTCTCCGCGGCGTCGGGCGGCGTGAACTCCAACTGGACCGTGGGACTCGATGTGAAGCAGGCCCTGCCCCTGAGCTGGGGCGAGCTGCGCACCTGGGCCGAGGTGTTGGTGGGCCGCTCCAGCCTGCTGAGCGAGGCCGAGGGCCAGTTGCTCACCGCGCGCGCCGTGACGGCCCTGCGCTACGGAGGACTCAAGAAGAATCACTTCTACGTGGAACCCTTCGTCATGGCCTCGGCGGTCGACCCGGCGCTCAAGACGACGAATGACCTGCTATGGGAAGCGGTGGGAGGCGTCAACTTCGGGCAGTGGCGGCGCTGGCGCCTGCAGGCGCAATATGAGCACCGCGAGGCCGAGGCCAACGTGCCCAAGCTCCTCACCACCCTGAATGATGACCTCGTCAAGAGGAGAGCGTTGCTCGTGCAGCTCGAGGTGATTTTCTAA
- a CDS encoding cytochrome c3 family protein, whose protein sequence is MLRSTLCGLLLGLPACQLLNTEDTENVPGRGSTAFDPYAASASGAIKLSLQMFNGCAILSNGQPVAKGNSPVPDYPAQCDDPMAADPTHSPKITPQQRFQVMTDTKYFLNQITLTDTVANVHTDASNLAAVSRWIRKESRFKDLDWSDMSQEGVRWYETLTEGTWSRELRFRNARWMLSQDDTFTLEVLDSDGSVRQTATYSRKDFAGESPVAGHTNVSYVIENLLPPRSPSDGELRPVPSPLPGLGGIQYRTMVRVDLVGSTNPFKDFRVLGVSGDGAIRLTWSLMPNSPFTIPVTFVRPSDVPPTCFKDDDSPTPCAFGLDPRVNLSRPKNGQFYVPGERFDVIMDVRDGEGNRLHRKELMPSFADFYGGNTNGLIYGFEGHLITQGERDTTTSYQVVGPLQDLKTWSSVAGPTPYFSAGGSASATYVAMVPEIASLPIIPGLPTATWPTRSTLTLPPDAKPGTYVILTRAVRQFMGEHVSKGNASFFQVGQAERTSYPNRVGNCQTCHRGVVSLDNLRHGFSVDHVESCKACHMSTADLLGRVQDDMHRLHMNSNKYPQNKADCRMCHLTRESAVRPSLTVCKSCHPTVHGDEYFSMAFTNSGAPSRFSNCAQSCHVEKTPSGHILPD, encoded by the coding sequence GTGCTGAGAAGCACGTTGTGCGGCTTGTTGCTGGGCCTGCCCGCGTGTCAGTTGCTGAACACCGAGGACACGGAGAATGTCCCGGGCCGTGGCTCCACGGCGTTCGATCCCTACGCGGCCTCGGCGTCGGGCGCCATCAAGCTCAGCCTGCAGATGTTCAACGGGTGCGCCATCCTTTCCAATGGCCAGCCCGTGGCGAAGGGCAACTCGCCCGTGCCGGACTATCCGGCCCAGTGTGATGATCCCATGGCGGCGGACCCCACGCACTCGCCGAAGATCACGCCTCAGCAGCGCTTCCAGGTGATGACGGACACGAAGTACTTCCTCAACCAGATCACGCTCACCGACACGGTGGCGAACGTCCACACGGACGCGAGCAACCTGGCGGCCGTGTCGCGGTGGATACGCAAGGAGTCGCGCTTCAAGGACCTGGACTGGAGCGACATGAGCCAGGAGGGCGTGCGCTGGTACGAGACGCTGACCGAGGGGACGTGGAGCCGCGAGCTGCGCTTCCGCAACGCTCGGTGGATGCTCTCCCAGGATGACACCTTCACGCTGGAGGTGCTCGACAGCGATGGCTCCGTGCGCCAGACCGCCACGTACTCGCGCAAGGACTTCGCGGGTGAGTCACCGGTGGCCGGCCACACGAATGTCTCCTACGTGATCGAGAACCTGCTGCCGCCGCGCTCGCCCTCGGATGGGGAACTGCGGCCCGTCCCCAGCCCCCTGCCGGGCCTGGGTGGAATCCAGTACCGCACCATGGTCCGCGTGGACCTGGTGGGCTCCACCAACCCCTTCAAGGACTTCCGGGTGCTGGGCGTCTCGGGCGATGGCGCCATCCGCCTCACCTGGAGCCTGATGCCCAACTCCCCCTTCACCATCCCCGTCACCTTCGTGCGGCCCAGCGACGTGCCGCCCACCTGCTTCAAGGACGACGACTCGCCCACGCCCTGTGCCTTCGGTCTGGATCCGCGCGTGAACCTGAGCCGGCCGAAGAACGGCCAGTTCTACGTGCCGGGCGAGCGCTTCGACGTGATCATGGATGTGCGGGACGGCGAGGGAAACCGCCTGCATCGCAAGGAGCTGATGCCCAGCTTCGCGGACTTCTACGGGGGCAACACCAACGGCCTCATCTACGGCTTCGAGGGCCACCTCATCACCCAGGGCGAGCGTGACACCACCACGTCCTACCAGGTGGTGGGTCCCCTGCAGGATCTCAAGACCTGGAGCAGCGTGGCGGGCCCCACGCCGTATTTCAGCGCCGGAGGCTCGGCCAGTGCCACCTACGTGGCCATGGTGCCGGAGATCGCCTCGCTGCCCATCATCCCCGGCCTGCCCACCGCGACCTGGCCCACGCGCAGCACGTTGACCCTGCCTCCGGACGCGAAGCCGGGCACCTACGTCATCCTGACGCGCGCCGTGCGCCAGTTCATGGGCGAGCACGTCTCCAAGGGCAACGCGTCCTTCTTCCAGGTGGGGCAGGCGGAGCGCACCTCGTACCCGAACCGGGTGGGCAACTGCCAGACGTGCCACCGCGGCGTGGTGTCGCTGGACAACCTGCGCCACGGCTTCTCGGTGGATCACGTCGAGTCCTGCAAGGCGTGCCACATGTCCACCGCGGATCTGCTGGGCCGAGTCCAGGACGACATGCACCGGCTGCACATGAACTCCAACAAGTACCCGCAGAACAAGGCGGACTGCCGCATGTGCCACCTCACGCGCGAGAGCGCGGTGCGGCCCAGCCTGACGGTCTGCAAGTCCTGCCACCCCACGGTGCACGGCGACGAGTACTTCTCCATGGCCTTCACCAACTCGGGTGCTCCCTCGCGCTTCAGCAACTGCGCGCAGTCGTGCCACGTGGAGAAGACGCCCTCGGGCCACATCCTCCCTGACTGA
- a CDS encoding cytochrome c, with the protein MKKKLLYAALVLLLLVGGGIGFVSFKVGQPVTAPLPPIKANTSPEAVARGAVIFHSMCEGCHRAPGAERVTGAHMVEVPSALGTFYSANITMHPTAGIGTLSDEQIARIIRYGVNRDDRMTMMAQSAMSDEDIAAVLGFMRSGDPVFTPDPNQMPPTQLSLVGKILIYTMGGMDVPNRPASGIHAPPRTDKLAYGRYLAHDVFDCAGCHTPGLDSKKGEGPEAFSGGFEFEDASGAKIVGPNITFHPTGIGNWSKEDFGVAIRDGLKPGGTGILRMPMPRFRGLEDDEVEALYEYLKSKPQLATKAK; encoded by the coding sequence GTGAAGAAGAAACTGTTGTACGCGGCCCTGGTGCTGCTCCTGTTGGTGGGCGGCGGCATCGGCTTTGTTTCGTTCAAGGTGGGCCAGCCGGTGACGGCGCCTCTTCCGCCCATCAAGGCCAACACCTCTCCCGAGGCCGTGGCGCGCGGGGCGGTCATCTTCCACTCGATGTGCGAGGGCTGTCACCGCGCACCGGGCGCGGAGCGGGTCACGGGGGCGCACATGGTGGAGGTCCCCTCGGCGCTCGGGACCTTCTACTCGGCCAACATCACCATGCACCCCACCGCGGGCATCGGCACGCTCTCGGATGAGCAGATCGCGCGCATCATCCGCTACGGCGTGAACCGCGATGATCGCATGACGATGATGGCGCAGTCGGCCATGTCGGACGAGGACATCGCGGCGGTGCTCGGCTTCATGCGCTCGGGAGATCCGGTGTTCACCCCGGACCCCAACCAGATGCCGCCCACCCAGTTGTCGCTCGTGGGCAAGATCCTCATCTACACGATGGGCGGCATGGACGTGCCGAACCGGCCCGCCTCGGGCATCCACGCGCCTCCCCGGACGGACAAGCTGGCCTACGGCCGCTACCTGGCGCATGACGTCTTCGACTGCGCGGGCTGTCACACGCCGGGCCTCGACTCCAAGAAGGGCGAGGGGCCGGAGGCGTTCTCGGGCGGCTTCGAGTTCGAGGATGCCTCGGGCGCGAAGATCGTCGGGCCCAACATCACCTTCCACCCCACGGGAATCGGCAACTGGTCCAAGGAGGACTTCGGCGTCGCCATCCGTGACGGCCTCAAGCCGGGCGGCACGGGCATCCTGCGCATGCCCATGCCTCGCTTCCGGGGTCTGGAGGACGACGAGGTGGAGGCGCTCTACGAGTACCTCAAGTCCAAGCCGCAGCTCGCCACGAAGGCGAAGTAG
- a CDS encoding efflux RND transporter periplasmic adaptor subunit has translation MLSLRDRGSRFSTLALLCLLGAASCKQEAQSSGAPEQPQAVEVGIVTVQPQSVPVLNDLPGRITPTRSAEVRPRVSGIIVERVFKQGATVKAGDVLFKIDSSLFEVERASARALLARAEATAQEARQQGERAETLMASNVITREQYDAMVAARQRADAEVASARAALRRAEINLEYATIRAPIGGRIGRALVTEGTLVREGDVTALALIQQLDPIYADFTQPATELNRLRRAAKAGQVESATPGLENVQLLLEDGSLYSRPGRLLFSDVSVDPSSGQVTLRGEFPNPDDELLPGMFVRIRIEQGTVTEALAVPQQAIQRDSAGKPQLFVVGADNKAELRPVVTTRVYHNQALIQEGVRPGDRVIVDGFQKIAAGSRVQPVAWTAPGTGTTPSQPR, from the coding sequence ATGCTTTCTCTTCGCGATCGCGGCAGTCGCTTCTCCACTCTCGCCCTCCTGTGCTTGCTGGGCGCGGCCTCCTGCAAACAAGAGGCGCAATCCTCTGGAGCACCCGAACAGCCCCAGGCCGTGGAAGTGGGCATCGTCACCGTCCAGCCCCAATCCGTTCCCGTCCTCAATGATCTCCCGGGGCGCATCACGCCGACGCGCAGCGCCGAGGTGCGTCCGCGTGTGTCCGGCATCATCGTCGAGCGCGTTTTCAAGCAGGGCGCCACCGTGAAGGCGGGGGATGTGCTCTTCAAGATCGATTCGTCCCTGTTCGAGGTCGAACGCGCCAGCGCCCGGGCGTTGTTGGCGCGGGCCGAGGCGACGGCCCAGGAGGCGCGCCAGCAGGGAGAGCGCGCCGAGACGCTCATGGCCAGCAACGTCATCACCCGTGAGCAGTATGACGCGATGGTGGCGGCGCGTCAGCGGGCGGATGCCGAGGTGGCGTCGGCCCGGGCGGCGCTGCGCCGCGCGGAGATCAACCTGGAGTACGCGACGATCCGCGCGCCCATCGGTGGCCGTATCGGACGTGCCCTGGTGACGGAGGGCACGCTCGTGCGCGAGGGCGATGTCACGGCGCTCGCGCTCATCCAGCAACTGGATCCGATCTACGCGGACTTCACCCAGCCCGCGACGGAACTCAACCGCCTGCGGCGGGCCGCCAAGGCCGGGCAGGTCGAGAGTGCCACGCCCGGATTGGAGAACGTCCAGTTGCTCCTCGAGGATGGCTCTCTCTACTCCCGGCCCGGGCGGCTGCTCTTCTCGGACGTGTCGGTGGACCCGAGCAGCGGGCAGGTGACGCTGCGGGGCGAGTTCCCGAATCCCGACGACGAGCTGCTTCCCGGCATGTTCGTCCGCATCCGCATCGAGCAGGGCACGGTCACCGAAGCGCTCGCGGTTCCCCAGCAGGCCATCCAGCGGGACAGCGCGGGCAAACCCCAGCTCTTCGTGGTCGGAGCCGACAACAAGGCCGAACTCCGCCCCGTCGTCACCACCCGCGTCTACCATAACCAGGCCCTGATTCAGGAGGGCGTGAGGCCGGGTGACCGGGTCATCGTCGACGGCTTCCAGAAAATCGCGGCGGGCTCGCGGGTCCAACCCGTGGCGTGGACCGCGCCCGGGACCGGCACCACTCCCTCCCAACCCCGGTAG
- a CDS encoding CotH kinase family protein: MSRSPRLGAFASLVFTFTSACGAGVERPEGWSEESHGKKASPAYDVVFPQDKVNRLDLIISPEDWQVMQDDMTGMLGAFGAGGGMGGGGGGGGPGGGGGGGAPPVELTQACEGKAAGDACTATFQGTTFTSTCTSRNNQLLCQPPRGPGGGGGGPGGGGGGPGDIVPNTPVYVPATFKFGGKTWPYVGVRMKGNSSLGETWRRGVGKLPLRLNFDKFKAEHPETDGQRFYGFEKLSLGNGAADTSLMRDKVTADVYRQFGVPAPSTGFAALYVDHGEGPQYWGLFTVDEDADNNSLLDRHFGNHDGALYEADGVGARWQAFDEESFALQKNEELGWAPVQEAIAALNADRTDAATWRANLEAKLEVTGFLRWLAINTVMQNWDAYGAMAHNYYLYSDPQDGGRLHWISWDHDRSMGEGMGRSTSVTHATTDATWPLIRFLMDDPVYAAQYRQFVLEAVDGPVTPDALQARIRSAYDTIAPWAVGDNAEQPGYTFLSTPASFETAISGTSGLLNFAAKRQADVKTALGATP, from the coding sequence ATGTCACGGAGTCCGCGCCTTGGAGCATTCGCCTCGCTCGTCTTCACCTTCACCTCCGCCTGTGGCGCGGGGGTTGAACGGCCCGAAGGCTGGTCCGAGGAATCTCACGGCAAGAAGGCGTCCCCGGCCTATGACGTTGTCTTCCCCCAGGACAAGGTGAACCGGCTCGACCTGATCATCTCGCCCGAGGACTGGCAGGTGATGCAGGACGACATGACGGGCATGCTCGGCGCATTTGGCGCGGGCGGCGGCATGGGAGGAGGAGGCGGCGGCGGAGGACCTGGAGGAGGAGGCGGCGGAGGCGCCCCGCCCGTGGAGCTGACCCAGGCGTGCGAGGGCAAGGCCGCCGGGGATGCGTGCACCGCGACGTTCCAGGGCACCACCTTCACCAGCACCTGCACCTCGCGCAACAACCAGCTGCTGTGCCAACCGCCCCGGGGACCGGGCGGTGGCGGAGGAGGCCCGGGCGGTGGGGGCGGGGGCCCGGGAGACATCGTCCCCAACACGCCCGTCTATGTCCCCGCGACGTTCAAGTTCGGCGGAAAGACCTGGCCCTACGTCGGCGTGCGCATGAAGGGCAACTCGTCGCTCGGGGAAACCTGGCGCCGGGGCGTGGGCAAGCTGCCGCTGCGCCTGAACTTCGACAAGTTCAAGGCCGAGCACCCCGAGACCGACGGTCAGCGCTTCTACGGCTTCGAGAAGCTATCGCTCGGCAATGGCGCGGCCGACACGTCCCTCATGCGCGACAAGGTCACCGCGGACGTCTACCGCCAGTTCGGCGTGCCCGCGCCGAGCACCGGCTTCGCCGCCCTGTACGTGGACCACGGCGAGGGGCCCCAGTACTGGGGCCTGTTCACGGTGGACGAGGACGCGGACAACAACTCGCTGCTCGACAGGCACTTCGGCAACCACGACGGAGCGCTCTACGAGGCGGATGGCGTGGGCGCGCGCTGGCAGGCCTTCGACGAGGAGTCCTTCGCCCTCCAGAAGAACGAGGAGCTGGGCTGGGCTCCCGTGCAGGAGGCCATCGCCGCGCTCAACGCCGACCGCACCGACGCGGCCACGTGGCGTGCCAACCTCGAGGCGAAGCTGGAGGTGACGGGGTTCCTGCGCTGGCTGGCGATCAACACCGTGATGCAGAACTGGGACGCCTACGGCGCCATGGCGCACAACTACTACCTCTACTCCGACCCCCAGGACGGCGGACGCCTGCACTGGATTTCCTGGGACCATGACCGCTCCATGGGCGAGGGCATGGGGCGCTCGACCTCCGTGACCCACGCCACCACGGACGCCACCTGGCCCCTCATCCGCTTCCTGATGGATGACCCCGTCTACGCCGCCCAGTACAGGCAGTTCGTGCTGGAGGCGGTGGATGGACCCGTGACGCCGGACGCGCTCCAGGCGCGCATTCGCTCCGCGTACGACACCATCGCACCCTGGGCCGTAGGAGACAACGCCGAGCAGCCCGGTTACACCTTCCTGAGCACTCCCGCATCCTTCGAGACGGCCATCAGCGGCACCAGTGGGCTGCTGAACTTCGCGGCGAAACGTCAGGCCGATGTGAAAACTGCTTTGGGAGCCACCCCTTGA
- a CDS encoding VTC domain-containing protein, which yields MNDPSPAPVSQDRERRFLPSREALETFLRAASSWTKPCVYDSGLPFAFTRTTYFDTEALDFLDSCRHGHTQRLRLREYAGTADLAQPAVLTGTRYLELKTNRREQRTKVRVPLTADEASALLSGAELAPESAAARLLRDSPHGPVRPWMMAWYRRNTLANADASVRVTVDEDLVFALPPEHSQMGVPAAPTRLIQQAPATLMEVKWWGSQPSWLEELLRKLESFETHDSKFEQGMRALLDGVPAVK from the coding sequence ATGAACGATCCCTCCCCCGCCCCCGTGTCACAGGACCGCGAGCGGCGATTCCTGCCCTCGCGAGAGGCCCTGGAGACCTTCCTGCGGGCCGCCTCCTCCTGGACGAAGCCCTGCGTCTACGACAGCGGGTTGCCCTTCGCCTTCACCCGGACGACCTACTTCGACACCGAGGCGCTCGACTTCCTGGACTCGTGCCGGCACGGGCACACCCAGCGGCTGCGGCTGCGCGAGTACGCGGGCACGGCGGACCTCGCCCAGCCCGCGGTGCTCACGGGAACGCGCTACCTCGAGCTCAAGACGAACCGGCGCGAGCAGCGCACCAAGGTCCGCGTCCCCCTGACCGCGGACGAGGCCTCGGCGCTGCTGTCCGGAGCGGAGCTCGCCCCGGAGAGCGCCGCGGCCCGGCTGCTGCGCGACAGCCCCCACGGCCCCGTGCGGCCGTGGATGATGGCCTGGTACCGGCGCAACACGCTCGCCAACGCCGATGCCAGCGTGCGCGTCACCGTGGACGAGGACCTGGTGTTCGCGCTGCCGCCCGAGCACAGCCAGATGGGCGTGCCCGCCGCGCCCACGCGGTTGATTCAACAAGCCCCCGCCACCCTCATGGAAGTGAAGTGGTGGGGCAGCCAACCCTCCTGGCTGGAGGAGTTGCTGCGGAAGCTGGAGTCCTTCGAGACGCATGACTCGAAGTTCGAACAAGGCATGCGCGCGCTGCTCGATGGCGTGCCCGCCGTGAAGTGA